A genomic stretch from Arachis stenosperma cultivar V10309 chromosome 3, arast.V10309.gnm1.PFL2, whole genome shotgun sequence includes:
- the LOC130966887 gene encoding uncharacterized protein LOC130966887 gives MDRFNGTSLLFFLLFCVPFILQFQPIAPDEGSQHINQNNYPEKPLLSRIVMDTISLFRKSQESSWEKIKTVIHDLQMQFSPPDLDFRGGADRGADSVKGTMMDAAEKSFDTSKETVKESARSAAKVVGEAIHKTTVKVTQTDSEKESQAEL, from the exons atggatagattcaacGGAACCTCCCTTTTATTCTTTCTTCTGTTCTGTGTCCCATTCATTCTTCAGTTTCAGCCTATAGCACCTGATGAAGGTAGCCAACATATTAATCAAAACAACTACCCTGAAAAACCACTTCTCTCCAGGATAGTAATGGACACCATTTCTCTATTTAGAAAATCCCAAGAAAGTTCATGGGAGAAAATCAAAACCGTCATACATGACTTGCAGATGCAGTTTTCCCCACCAGATCTTGA CTTTAGGGGTGGGGCTGATAGAGGAGCTGATAGTGTCAAAGGAACAATGATGGATGCGGCTGAGAAGAGTTTTGACACAAGCAAAGAAACTGTTAAGGAAAGTGCAAGATCAGCAGCAAAAGTGGTCGGAGAAGCTATTCATAAGACAACAGTAAAGGTTACACAAACTGACTCTGAGAAAGAATCTCAAGCGGAACTCTGA
- the LOC130965497 gene encoding small GTPase LIP1-like: MFWRERENTEQNSGVLCGQVRVLVVGDSGVGKTSLVHLIVKGIPVARPAPSIGCTVSVKHTTYGNAGSSSSSLKGDSERDFFIELWDVSGHERYKDCRSLFYSQINGVVFVHDLSQRRTKTSLQKWAAEIAATGTFSAPLGSGGPGGLPVPYIVIGNKADIAAKEGKRVSSGNLVDVARQWVEKQGLLPSSEELPLTETFPGGGGLIAAAKEARYDKEAVMKFFLMLIRRRYFSDEMPAPRPWSIPSAPRATQRIDDDDDQWSIPSAQRLPQRIDDNFIEDDQSYSTSVSSDPYKYDTLPPLPAQRNLTPPPTLYPQQPVSVTENYSFPRFSLSGSSEINAAMRTKRSDINV, translated from the exons ATGTTTTGGAGGGAACGTGAGAACACGGAGCAGAATAGTGGGGTGCTCTGTGGACAGGTCAGAGTGCTAGTTGTTGGTGACTCAG GTGTTGGAAAGACTTCTCTAGTTCACCTGATTGTTAAAGGTATTCCTGTTGCTCGCCCTGCACCGTCAATAGGTTGTACAGTTTCTGTGAAG CACACTACTTATGGTAATGCTGGCAGCTCTTCAAGTAGCCTTAAAGGTGATTCTGAGAGAGATTTCTTCATTGAACTATGGGATGTCTCAGGGCATGAACGGTACAAAGATTGCCGATCTCTGTTTTATTCTCAGATAAATG GTGTAGTTTTTGTCCATGATCTTTCACAAAGAAGAACAAAGACTAGCTTGCAGAAGTGGGCAGCTGAGATTGCGGCAACTGGGACATTTTCAGCTCCTTTGGGATCAGGTGGCCCTGGTGGCCTTCCCGTTCCATATATTGTTATTGGCAACAAAGCTGATATTGCTGCAAAAGAGGGTAAAAGAGTAAGCAGCGGGAATCTTGTTGATGTTGCACGCCAGTGGGTTGAGAAGCAGGGTTTGCTTCCATCCAGTGAGGAGCTTCCGCTGACTGAGACCTTTCCTGGTGGTGGTGGCCTTATTGCT GCTGCTAAAGAAGCAAGGTATGACAAAGAGGCTGTGATGAAATTTTTCCTCATG CTGATCAGGAGAAGATATTTCTCAGATGAAATGCCTGCACCAAGACCTTGGTCCATTCCTTCTGCTCCAAGAGCCACTCAGCGtatagatgatgatgatgatcaatgGTCCATTCCTTCTGCTCAGAGACTTCCTCAGCGAATAGATGATAACTTTATAGAAGATGATCAGTCCTATAGTACAag CGTAAGCAGTGATCCTTACAAGTATGACACGCTTCCCCCCCTTCCGGCTCAAAGGAACCTAACTCCACCGCCTACTCTTTATCCTCAACAGCCAGTTTCCGTCACTGAAAACTATAGTTTCCCTAGATTTTCTTTGTCTGGCTCCTCCGAAATCAATGCTGCAATGAGGACAAAGCGCTCCGATATTAATGTCTGA